A section of the Rhodothermus profundi genome encodes:
- a CDS encoding M28 family peptidase: protein MYRLLPILGLTIGVATCAPAPRPPAEERIQFHEPDDPLLLAEHLDVLLQPAMRERVTGSRSFALAARYVADRMREFRLQPALAGRYQLVYEARVHLPWPVTLGWADRDTAAFYPGLEFWPDARSDTGRVVADRVALCAVPDGCPSAPVWLLPAAFAKKVPAVARAQGVQAVLLVGPLRPELAHAPIANLKILQLTPNAAGRLLGLSPSTLTAHLTGAEAVALRLRRPLRLRVQRLDETQVGALNVLGFVAGKDPLLRAELVIVCADLDAIALPGTSLLFDGAHLGEGVAALLELARFYSTLATYWPLPQRTVLFAVWSGARQGYQGLQAYLRQPLWELNATQRIIYLDPDPATLPHLQELVAAYGLTLKPVLLPDSVQVERQVFWNVPSGWQQAYQRIYRTSPAVSPPDPEALRVRALQRARMLVRAAQATLLSEVILPEPWEPVREDTLPLPALEHRP, encoded by the coding sequence ATGTACCGTCTACTGCCAATTCTGGGGCTGACGATCGGGGTAGCGACCTGTGCACCGGCACCACGTCCCCCCGCGGAAGAACGGATTCAATTCCATGAACCGGACGATCCGCTTTTGCTGGCGGAACATCTGGACGTGCTGCTGCAGCCTGCTATGCGGGAACGGGTGACCGGTTCGCGTAGCTTTGCCTTAGCTGCACGGTACGTAGCAGATCGCATGCGAGAGTTTCGACTGCAGCCGGCACTAGCAGGTCGCTACCAGCTTGTCTACGAAGCACGTGTGCATTTGCCCTGGCCGGTCACCCTGGGATGGGCGGATCGGGACACGGCTGCTTTTTATCCCGGACTGGAATTCTGGCCGGATGCGCGTAGTGATACCGGACGCGTAGTGGCCGACCGCGTAGCCCTCTGCGCTGTGCCAGATGGGTGTCCGTCTGCTCCGGTCTGGCTGCTGCCGGCAGCGTTTGCCAAAAAGGTACCGGCCGTGGCACGTGCTCAGGGGGTGCAGGCAGTGCTGCTGGTGGGACCATTGCGGCCAGAGCTGGCGCACGCGCCGATTGCTAACCTGAAAATCCTGCAGCTAACGCCGAATGCGGCCGGACGCCTGCTGGGGCTGTCGCCGTCTACGCTGACAGCGCATCTAACCGGCGCGGAGGCTGTGGCACTTCGGCTCCGCCGTCCCCTGCGGTTGCGCGTGCAACGGCTGGACGAGACACAGGTGGGAGCGCTCAATGTACTGGGATTTGTGGCCGGCAAAGATCCCTTGCTCCGCGCCGAGCTGGTCATTGTATGCGCGGATCTGGATGCTATTGCCCTGCCAGGCACTTCTTTGCTATTCGATGGCGCCCATCTGGGAGAAGGGGTCGCAGCGCTGCTGGAGTTGGCGCGTTTTTACAGCACACTGGCTACCTACTGGCCGCTTCCTCAGCGCACGGTATTATTCGCCGTCTGGTCAGGGGCTCGTCAGGGATACCAGGGACTGCAGGCCTACCTGCGCCAGCCTCTCTGGGAGCTGAACGCTACCCAACGAATTATCTATCTGGATCCGGATCCTGCAACGTTGCCGCATTTGCAAGAGCTCGTAGCGGCCTATGGGCTCACGCTGAAGCCGGTGTTGCTGCCCGACTCGGTGCAAGTCGAGCGACAGGTATTCTGGAACGTCCCCTCAGGGTGGCAGCAGGCCTATCAACGGATCTACAGGACCTCACCCGCTGTTTCACCCCCGGACCCTGAAGCGCTTCGGGTTCGTGCGTTGCAACGAGCCCGCATGCTGGTTCGGGCAGCGCAGGCAACGCTGTTGTCTGAAGTAATTTTGCCGGAGCCCTGGGAACCCGTACGTGAAGATACGCTCCCATTGCCTGCTTTGGAGCATCGCCCATGA
- a CDS encoding type IV pilus twitching motility protein PilT yields the protein MSNPNPALAEVLAQHASASQRPRVRPVPPLPKICKTLLDAVPPSLVGQDRARYLAEQVNALLDKDRTLLREHMQLLVKRMLELNASDLDMGGPAANGYVWYRVHGDKRPYQEMGTYSCDEAALLILNLLTERQLQLFFEECALDFSYELPVEGRNGMPRRFRATVYFDMDHVALNMRAISDEIRPLKSLGFHPLIERGLMFRHVRDGLTLVTGVTGSGKSTTLDAIIDANNDDVYAHVVIIARPIEYVHRSRKCLIRHREVGRDVRTFKEGIVQALRQDPDIIVIGEMRDPETISAALEITDSGHKVFSTLHTSSAVETIDRIVAEYPPDEQDRVRNRLADVLRCVISQKLVPKIGGGRILAKEVLWMTPSARAAIKNKNIGEIYQMMWEGGALGMTTLEQDLYRLVRQHLITPEVAFDFANNKRRLQQLLQ from the coding sequence ATGTCGAACCCCAATCCCGCGCTGGCCGAAGTGCTGGCGCAGCATGCTTCTGCGTCGCAGCGACCGCGCGTGCGGCCCGTACCGCCTTTGCCCAAGATCTGCAAGACGCTTCTGGATGCGGTGCCGCCTTCGCTTGTGGGCCAGGACCGCGCGCGCTATCTGGCCGAGCAGGTCAACGCACTGCTGGATAAAGACCGCACGCTGCTGCGCGAGCACATGCAGTTGCTGGTGAAGCGCATGCTGGAGCTCAATGCCAGCGACCTGGATATGGGAGGGCCCGCTGCCAATGGATACGTCTGGTACCGCGTGCATGGCGACAAGCGGCCCTACCAGGAAATGGGCACCTACTCATGTGATGAGGCCGCGCTGCTTATTCTGAATCTGCTTACTGAACGGCAGCTCCAGCTCTTTTTCGAAGAGTGTGCGCTTGACTTTTCGTATGAGCTGCCTGTTGAGGGCCGCAATGGCATGCCCCGGCGGTTCCGCGCCACCGTCTACTTCGATATGGACCATGTGGCGCTGAACATGCGCGCCATTAGCGACGAAATTCGTCCGCTCAAAAGCCTGGGCTTCCATCCGCTGATTGAGCGCGGCCTCATGTTTCGGCACGTGCGGGATGGCCTCACGCTGGTGACGGGGGTTACAGGCTCCGGTAAGAGCACCACGCTTGATGCCATCATTGACGCGAACAACGACGACGTTTATGCGCACGTGGTCATTATCGCACGGCCTATAGAATATGTGCACCGTTCGCGCAAATGCCTGATTCGCCATCGCGAAGTTGGACGTGACGTGCGCACCTTTAAGGAGGGGATTGTGCAGGCCCTTCGCCAGGACCCTGACATTATCGTGATCGGGGAGATGCGAGATCCCGAGACCATCTCGGCGGCCCTGGAGATTACCGACTCGGGACACAAAGTCTTTTCCACCCTGCACACCAGCTCGGCCGTAGAGACAATCGACCGCATCGTAGCTGAATATCCGCCCGATGAGCAGGACCGCGTGCGAAATCGGCTGGCTGATGTGCTGCGCTGCGTGATCTCGCAGAAGCTGGTGCCTAAGATCGGGGGAGGGCGCATTCTGGCCAAGGAAGTGCTCTGGATGACGCCCTCAGCACGGGCGGCCATCAAAAACAAGAATATCGGCGAAATCTACCAGATGATGTGGGAAGGCGGAGCACTGGGCATGACCACCCTGGAACAGGATTTGTACCGACTGGTCCGGCAGCATTTGATTACGCCGGAAGTGGCCTTTGATTTCGCCAATAATAAGCGGCGCCTTCAGCAATTGCTCCAGTAA
- a CDS encoding lysophospholipid acyltransferase family protein encodes MAAESVKETSSIAPLLAPAPVEAPVEGAPPATLWTRLHFFWFVGVGLLSTLLIAPLQVITHRFRPTAANFKKWARRWAGMILRACGWRVVWEDRARLSPGQPCLFVANHQCALDILVLSHALPYPFGFVAKAELERVPVLGWAMRHSASLFIDRNNPRRSLESLRLAGERIRQGHPVLLFPEGTRGYRPELRPFKKGAFLLAVEAGVPLIPVVICDSYRCLDERRMVSRPGTIRVVIGEPVPTEGLRRRHLATLMDTVQARMQAMLREAGNHA; translated from the coding sequence ATGGCCGCTGAATCTGTCAAGGAGACGTCTTCCATAGCGCCTTTACTGGCCCCCGCACCTGTCGAGGCACCCGTCGAGGGAGCACCGCCAGCTACGCTGTGGACGCGGCTGCATTTCTTCTGGTTTGTTGGAGTCGGCCTGCTTAGCACGCTGCTGATTGCCCCGCTGCAGGTGATCACGCACCGCTTCCGGCCCACAGCCGCCAATTTTAAGAAATGGGCGCGACGGTGGGCCGGCATGATTCTGCGTGCCTGTGGCTGGCGGGTTGTCTGGGAAGACCGTGCCCGGCTGTCTCCAGGGCAGCCCTGTCTGTTTGTGGCCAATCATCAGTGCGCCCTGGATATTCTGGTGTTGTCGCATGCGCTGCCTTATCCCTTCGGCTTTGTGGCAAAGGCTGAACTGGAACGTGTGCCTGTGCTGGGATGGGCCATGCGGCATTCGGCTTCGCTGTTTATCGACCGAAACAATCCAAGACGGTCGCTGGAGAGCTTACGGCTGGCAGGTGAACGCATCCGGCAGGGCCATCCGGTGCTACTCTTTCCAGAAGGAACGCGCGGCTATCGACCAGAGCTGCGACCTTTCAAAAAAGGAGCTTTTCTGCTGGCTGTCGAGGCTGGCGTTCCGCTGATTCCAGTAGTTATCTGTGATAGCTATCGCTGCCTGGATGAGCGCCGCATGGTTTCACGGCCCGGTACAATTCGGGTTGTGATCGGCGAGCCCGTGCCGACCGAAGGGTTGCGTCGCCGACATCTGGCCACGCTGATGGATACCGTGCAGGCGCGCATGCAGGCGATGCTTCGAGAGGCAGGGAACCACGCGTAG
- the gatC gene encoding Asp-tRNA(Asn)/Glu-tRNA(Gln) amidotransferase subunit GatC, with protein MAISIEEVRYIARLARLEFSEEEEHMLAEQMGEILDYVAKLNELDTRDVPPMSHVLDLYNVFREDSVVQRISHEDALRNAPDADSDYFRVPKVIE; from the coding sequence ATGGCGATCTCTATTGAGGAAGTCCGCTACATTGCACGGCTGGCTCGTCTTGAGTTTTCGGAGGAAGAAGAGCACATGCTGGCCGAGCAGATGGGAGAAATTCTGGATTACGTAGCCAAGTTGAATGAACTGGACACCCGCGACGTCCCGCCTATGTCGCACGTACTGGATCTCTACAATGTTTTTCGGGAGGACTCCGTCGTGCAGCGCATTTCGCACGAAGATGCGTTGCGTAACGCACCCGATGCTGACAGCGACTACTTCCGGGTGCCGAAAGTAATTGAATAA
- a CDS encoding YfhO family protein — protein sequence MAAQARSSRSKKAAAAHRPAWHDAWERLARPYQHLLCLLLLLALSLAFFAPIHFGGKQLIGSDTVNWRAMAQSVIAYRDSTGTEPLWATNAFAGMPAYMISYPAKVPQIDNLLGWLRGFLWPTSHFFFLLAGMYGVVVYLTRRPLAGVLAAVAYGLTTYIPIILKAGHNSKFIALCLAPWLVLAFVHVLRQPRLLSGLLFAVALAANLRAGHVQITYYVTFLLGLWWVGEGIAAWRAHRWAGFGRATGWLALGSVLALLMIAQPYWPVYEYKQYTIRGGSEVTGREEGLDWDYAMGWSQAPGELITLLIADAYGGGSPTYWGPKPFTEGPHYVGGIVLWLALLALWRRRERTVWIIGGGTLLMILFSLGSYFPLLNRFMFEYFPLFDAFRVPETWLSTAALGLALLAALGAGWLFVASRQGRPRSLRPAYQLWLGLTGLVLVLWLARGSLFSFERPGEVAQLAQQVAAANNVPPDDPRLLQVVRQYVAQQRTERAERFGRDAQRTLLFLLLAGGLLWLYDRQRLPGWGATAGLALLITIDLWGVGRRHLNQEVLTDAQAITELIPTYSFDHFLLERQQEVGGPGHFRILSLERSDPMTNARPSYYHESIGGYHGAKLRLFQDYIDHLFIDPTTGLPRSRALDLLSVRYVVVPAGASLPNMRVVFEDDRWRVLENPTALPRAFLVGRYEVIADLEAHRQRLLDPTLDLRQTVLLREAPGVNVVPIDSTSTARVRLVRFGPREIVWEVNTDAPRLLVVDEIYYPAGWQATIDDQPVPILQANYLLRAVPVPAGMHTVVMRFEPRSHRLGIVLVWIATLLVYGTIVLMYGISFYRKRFAKK from the coding sequence ATGGCTGCGCAGGCCCGCTCGTCGCGCTCCAAAAAGGCGGCTGCAGCACATCGGCCCGCCTGGCATGACGCCTGGGAACGCCTTGCCAGACCCTATCAGCATTTGCTCTGCTTGCTGTTGCTTTTGGCCCTCTCGCTTGCCTTTTTTGCGCCCATTCACTTCGGAGGCAAGCAGTTGATCGGTAGTGATACGGTCAACTGGCGTGCGATGGCCCAGTCGGTGATTGCCTATCGCGATTCAACAGGCACCGAGCCGCTCTGGGCCACCAATGCCTTTGCAGGCATGCCGGCCTACATGATTTCCTATCCGGCCAAAGTGCCGCAGATTGATAATCTGCTGGGATGGCTACGGGGGTTCCTCTGGCCAACCTCGCATTTTTTCTTTTTACTGGCCGGCATGTATGGGGTGGTAGTCTATCTGACACGCCGCCCGCTGGCCGGTGTGCTGGCAGCGGTAGCCTATGGATTGACTACGTATATCCCGATTATTTTGAAAGCGGGGCACAATTCGAAGTTTATTGCCCTGTGCCTGGCTCCCTGGCTGGTGCTGGCTTTTGTGCACGTGCTACGGCAACCTCGCTTGCTCTCCGGATTACTGTTCGCCGTAGCGCTGGCAGCAAACTTGCGCGCCGGACATGTGCAGATTACCTACTATGTAACGTTTCTGCTAGGACTCTGGTGGGTGGGTGAGGGCATTGCGGCCTGGCGTGCGCATCGATGGGCAGGGTTTGGACGGGCGACCGGATGGCTGGCCTTGGGAAGTGTCCTGGCGCTTCTGATGATCGCCCAGCCCTACTGGCCGGTCTATGAGTACAAGCAGTACACCATACGCGGCGGTAGTGAAGTGACCGGCAGGGAGGAGGGGCTGGACTGGGACTATGCGATGGGCTGGAGCCAGGCGCCAGGCGAGCTGATTACCCTGCTGATTGCAGATGCCTACGGAGGAGGCAGTCCCACCTACTGGGGACCCAAGCCTTTTACAGAAGGCCCTCACTATGTAGGCGGAATCGTACTCTGGCTGGCCCTGCTGGCGCTCTGGCGTCGCCGGGAACGCACCGTGTGGATTATTGGAGGCGGCACGCTGCTTATGATTCTCTTTTCGTTGGGCAGCTACTTTCCGCTCCTGAACCGCTTCATGTTTGAATACTTCCCCCTGTTCGACGCCTTTCGCGTGCCGGAAACGTGGTTGAGCACAGCGGCACTGGGCCTCGCTTTACTGGCTGCACTGGGCGCGGGCTGGCTGTTCGTAGCATCCAGACAGGGACGGCCGCGTTCGTTGCGGCCGGCTTATCAACTATGGCTGGGGTTGACCGGACTGGTGCTGGTGCTCTGGCTGGCGCGCGGCAGCCTGTTTTCCTTTGAGCGCCCGGGTGAAGTTGCACAGCTCGCGCAACAGGTGGCCGCGGCCAACAACGTGCCGCCCGACGATCCACGGCTGCTGCAGGTGGTGCGCCAGTATGTAGCCCAGCAGCGAACCGAACGCGCCGAGCGATTTGGCCGCGATGCGCAGCGCACGCTGCTTTTCCTGCTACTGGCCGGTGGACTTCTGTGGCTTTACGATCGGCAACGGCTTCCTGGATGGGGAGCGACGGCCGGTCTGGCACTGCTCATCACAATAGACCTGTGGGGCGTAGGACGACGCCACCTGAATCAAGAGGTGTTGACAGACGCGCAGGCCATTACCGAACTCATTCCAACCTATTCCTTCGACCATTTTCTGTTGGAGCGCCAACAGGAAGTGGGCGGACCGGGACACTTTCGGATCCTCTCGCTGGAGCGCAGCGATCCGATGACAAACGCCCGGCCTTCCTATTATCACGAATCGATCGGCGGCTACCACGGGGCCAAGCTACGGCTGTTTCAGGATTACATTGATCACCTGTTTATCGATCCTACCACCGGCCTGCCGCGCTCCCGAGCGCTGGACCTGCTGAGCGTACGCTACGTGGTCGTGCCGGCTGGAGCTTCGCTGCCGAACATGCGGGTCGTGTTTGAGGACGACCGCTGGCGCGTGTTGGAGAATCCTACCGCGCTGCCACGTGCGTTCCTTGTAGGACGTTATGAGGTGATAGCCGACCTGGAAGCGCATCGCCAGCGCCTGCTGGACCCCACGCTGGATTTACGCCAGACGGTACTGTTGCGAGAGGCGCCCGGCGTCAACGTAGTCCCTATTGATTCAACGAGTACGGCCCGGGTCCGTCTCGTGCGCTTCGGCCCTCGCGAGATTGTCTGGGAAGTGAATACGGACGCCCCGAGGCTCCTGGTCGTAGACGAGATCTACTATCCAGCCGGATGGCAGGCCACGATCGATGACCAACCTGTGCCCATCCTGCAGGCCAACTATCTACTCCGAGCCGTGCCGGTGCCTGCAGGGATGCATACGGTGGTGATGCGCTTTGAGCCGCGCAGCCATCGGCTGGGCATCGTTCTGGTATGGATAGCAACCCTTCTGGTTTATGGAACCATTGTCCTTATGTATGGCATATCCTTTTATCGAAAGCGTTTTGCTAAAAAGTGA
- a CDS encoding sugar phosphate isomerase/epimerase family protein → MIPALLTDTVTLNLDRALYLTLLWGLEGVELRTIGRPSDRVPFVNEEKLRRRLLENELPAVAIVPGMFEGSVRDRRTWMNEIAAFDEVLSFCRRIDCSCVVVSAFAAEEEVAIEEAAQALRMAGDKAAAYQVRVAVLNEPESAFPTGKALAELLEAVDHPAVGAAWNPAAALKAGENPVAGGQALTGRIFLVRCSDWRIDPDRGVWEPAPFGEGAVQWYAQLQLLQAMGFTGPLSLEVHAEPRAKRGFHDALRLLKLLRQTRKSSTMTAGG, encoded by the coding sequence ATGATTCCTGCACTTTTGACAGATACCGTAACGCTGAACCTGGACCGTGCTCTTTACCTGACCTTGCTGTGGGGGTTAGAAGGAGTAGAGCTGCGCACGATTGGCAGGCCGTCCGACCGCGTGCCTTTTGTTAACGAAGAAAAGCTGCGCCGGCGCTTGCTGGAGAATGAACTGCCTGCTGTAGCGATTGTACCTGGAATGTTTGAGGGATCGGTGAGGGATCGGCGTACATGGATGAATGAAATTGCTGCTTTTGATGAAGTGCTGAGCTTCTGCCGGCGCATTGATTGTTCCTGCGTGGTGGTGTCAGCATTTGCTGCGGAGGAGGAAGTGGCGATAGAAGAAGCAGCGCAGGCACTTCGAATGGCAGGCGATAAGGCGGCTGCCTATCAGGTGCGCGTGGCGGTATTGAACGAACCAGAAAGCGCGTTTCCTACCGGCAAAGCCCTGGCCGAGCTGCTGGAAGCAGTCGATCACCCGGCGGTAGGCGCGGCCTGGAATCCGGCTGCGGCTTTGAAGGCGGGCGAGAACCCTGTTGCGGGAGGGCAGGCGCTGACAGGGCGTATCTTTCTGGTGCGTTGCAGTGACTGGCGGATCGATCCAGACCGAGGCGTCTGGGAACCTGCTCCCTTCGGAGAAGGGGCCGTGCAATGGTACGCCCAGCTCCAGTTGCTCCAGGCAATGGGATTTACCGGGCCGCTGAGCCTCGAAGTGCATGCGGAACCCCGCGCAAAGCGAGGGTTTCACGATGCGTTGCGCTTGCTGAAGCTGCTACGCCAGACGCGAAAATCTTCCACGATGACTGCTGGAGGCTAA
- a CDS encoding type II secretion system protein GspD, whose translation MEHVQTRTWIATALGLLLIGGLLTWPGLSQDRPPQRVMRTYVPPDQLVSFLPTTPLNQFFELLNPIFQRVTGKQIIDPEERTEPIGISISSMHFFDAFELVLQTKGLTYRETEKFFIVEQAPEKPEVIIGPRRAEAAPQPELVQPATLETREIQINAILFSVNLTKARDIGINWDQFFGLNVGAGQGGGAGGVGGGGAAGGVAGQDNVQFYLKTDKLFDPLQPLIEAPERINFRQLTNFFRFLETEGIGETIASPQITVQSGEQGRIQIGSDVPIQTRDFAGNTITQFVSTGIIIDVTPTLIVAPVADTAGAPLVEFVHLDVLVENSSATPSPAGPIIDRNTADTQVLLLDGEQTIIGGLYSTRESIARKGVPLLKDLPWWFFGLRYIFGRTQRTITQTELLIVLQVKILDPLTVRAQRPLERDLLERSRQELRERLERFSQQAMRQARMPRD comes from the coding sequence ATGGAGCACGTGCAGACGAGAACCTGGATCGCGACAGCACTTGGTTTGCTACTGATTGGTGGACTGCTGACCTGGCCCGGTCTGTCGCAGGATCGCCCACCGCAACGGGTGATGCGCACCTACGTGCCCCCTGATCAACTGGTGTCGTTTTTGCCCACCACACCGCTCAATCAGTTTTTTGAGCTGCTCAATCCAATCTTTCAGCGGGTGACGGGCAAGCAGATTATCGATCCTGAAGAACGCACCGAGCCTATCGGAATTTCTATCTCAAGCATGCACTTTTTCGACGCTTTTGAGCTGGTGCTTCAGACAAAAGGCCTGACCTATCGGGAAACCGAAAAGTTTTTCATTGTCGAACAGGCTCCTGAAAAGCCAGAGGTGATTATCGGGCCTCGGCGGGCTGAAGCGGCTCCCCAGCCCGAACTGGTTCAACCCGCTACGCTTGAAACAAGAGAGATCCAGATCAATGCCATTCTGTTCAGCGTGAACCTGACCAAAGCGCGAGATATCGGCATTAACTGGGATCAATTCTTTGGGCTCAATGTCGGTGCGGGCCAGGGAGGCGGTGCCGGCGGAGTAGGAGGTGGGGGAGCAGCAGGAGGTGTGGCCGGCCAGGATAATGTGCAGTTCTATCTGAAAACCGATAAGCTGTTTGATCCACTCCAGCCCCTTATTGAAGCGCCCGAGCGTATCAACTTTCGGCAACTGACCAATTTCTTCCGCTTTCTGGAGACAGAAGGAATCGGCGAGACAATTGCCAGTCCGCAGATCACGGTGCAAAGTGGAGAGCAGGGGCGCATCCAGATTGGCTCAGACGTTCCGATCCAGACCCGGGACTTTGCCGGCAATACCATTACCCAGTTTGTGTCAACCGGTATCATTATCGACGTTACACCTACCCTTATTGTAGCCCCGGTAGCCGACACGGCGGGCGCCCCGCTGGTCGAATTTGTGCATCTGGATGTGCTGGTCGAAAATTCCAGCGCAACGCCTTCCCCGGCCGGCCCCATTATTGACCGAAACACTGCCGATACGCAAGTGCTTCTGCTGGATGGCGAGCAGACCATTATTGGCGGACTTTACTCAACGCGCGAGTCGATTGCGCGGAAGGGCGTTCCGCTTTTGAAGGACCTACCTTGGTGGTTTTTTGGGCTGCGGTACATCTTCGGCCGCACGCAGCGCACCATTACCCAGACTGAACTCCTGATCGTGCTGCAGGTGAAGATTCTGGATCCGCTCACGGTGCGGGCCCAGCGGCCGCTGGAGCGCGACCTGCTGGAACGCAGCCGCCAGGAGCTTCGAGAACGGTTGGAGCGGTTCAGTCAGCAAGCGATGCGCCAGGCGCGCATGCCGCGTGATTGA
- a CDS encoding PilN domain-containing protein translates to MKSKQQKVTRAKVPYVLGVTIAGRTVYAVLLKREAEGLEVVRRFTRQRVTRFASVQQGVPEVKGQETGGDFSIQFGGSGTATPFLKSEFDLSGDGAGSEQGPPAAIFVMELSDILAECREAGYGDPEVAFCLPSVDLSYVELRLPRRLATKDQETGPVDRKALLELLEQQVGTPLEEEQVAFLAMTPSDEETHRFLAIYPRPSEPVTATLQALKAESNRRLPRTRLFETEVSLYLGLVRTALRQIAPESPETRSLVLRVGADDTLVLFIQGETLQHAESLRSLTMHDTPETICSRILLLQDEYGIGEVSHVFLVGEHGETEIQRSLEVFFPNARIENLRRYLPLDDQEVGPGSLAAQLAALRLVGDPEFLKAFEPVNLFPSSLRRRWELPFGWQVWALYALLFVTTLFFVWRYLTLEAELNERQERLRRLPPAIAETDARALQARIDSLNARTQQALRALDVLDSLLVGSDRWSRALAQLSREVAMVRGIWVDSWRPRTDGVELKGSAIARDRVVELAQRMNGIIRALTFSEIRGWPVYAFVIEIPLPNDLPEPARYLREQFAVNAQPVQSKPSNP, encoded by the coding sequence ATGAAGTCGAAGCAACAGAAGGTCACGCGTGCCAAGGTCCCTTACGTGCTGGGCGTTACGATAGCAGGACGGACCGTCTATGCCGTGCTGCTAAAGCGCGAGGCAGAAGGGCTGGAAGTCGTGCGGCGATTTACGCGACAGCGCGTAACCCGTTTTGCCAGTGTGCAACAGGGCGTGCCGGAAGTCAAAGGCCAGGAGACGGGAGGCGACTTTTCGATTCAGTTCGGTGGAAGTGGGACTGCAACGCCATTTTTAAAGTCCGAATTTGATCTAAGTGGCGATGGAGCAGGCAGCGAACAGGGACCGCCGGCCGCCATCTTTGTGATGGAGCTTTCCGACATCCTGGCTGAATGCCGGGAAGCGGGCTATGGCGATCCCGAGGTGGCCTTCTGCCTGCCTTCTGTGGATCTGTCCTACGTTGAGTTGCGATTGCCCCGCCGCCTGGCAACCAAAGATCAGGAGACCGGTCCGGTTGATCGCAAGGCGCTGCTGGAGCTACTGGAGCAGCAGGTGGGAACGCCACTTGAGGAAGAGCAGGTGGCCTTCCTGGCCATGACGCCTTCTGATGAAGAGACGCATCGATTTTTGGCCATTTATCCACGTCCCAGCGAGCCGGTAACGGCTACGCTGCAGGCGCTCAAGGCCGAGTCGAATCGCCGGTTGCCACGTACGCGGCTGTTTGAGACCGAAGTGTCGCTATACCTGGGACTGGTTCGGACGGCGCTGCGCCAGATAGCTCCCGAATCGCCGGAAACGCGCTCGCTGGTGCTGCGCGTAGGCGCCGACGACACGCTGGTGCTCTTCATACAAGGGGAGACGCTCCAGCACGCCGAAAGTCTTCGCTCGCTGACTATGCACGACACGCCCGAGACGATCTGCAGCCGCATTCTGCTGTTGCAAGATGAATACGGCATCGGGGAAGTGTCGCACGTCTTCCTGGTGGGCGAGCACGGCGAGACCGAAATCCAGCGAAGTCTGGAGGTCTTTTTTCCCAACGCCCGCATTGAAAACCTACGGCGATATCTGCCGCTGGACGATCAGGAAGTGGGGCCGGGATCGCTGGCAGCGCAGTTAGCTGCCCTGCGTCTGGTGGGGGATCCGGAGTTTTTGAAGGCCTTCGAACCTGTTAACCTCTTTCCATCCAGCCTGCGACGGCGCTGGGAGTTGCCGTTTGGCTGGCAGGTGTGGGCGCTCTATGCGCTGCTTTTTGTTACCACGCTCTTTTTTGTATGGCGTTATCTGACGCTGGAGGCCGAGCTGAACGAACGCCAGGAACGCCTGCGCAGGCTTCCCCCGGCTATTGCCGAAACCGACGCACGGGCGCTCCAGGCCCGCATCGACAGTCTGAATGCACGCACGCAGCAGGCACTCCGGGCGCTCGACGTGCTTGACTCGTTGCTGGTAGGAAGCGACCGCTGGAGCCGGGCGCTGGCGCAACTCTCGCGTGAGGTCGCAATGGTCCGCGGCATCTGGGTTGACAGTTGGCGCCCGCGTACCGATGGGGTCGAATTAAAGGGCAGCGCCATCGCTCGCGACCGCGTTGTGGAGCTGGCTCAGCGTATGAACGGCATCATCCGCGCGCTCACCTTCTCAGAAATTCGCGGGTGGCCGGTGTATGCCTTTGTAATCGAAATCCCGCTGCCCAACGACCTGCCCGAGCCTGCACGCTACCTGCGCGAGCAGTTTGCCGTCAATGCTCAGCCTGTACAGTCCAAACCCTCGAATCCATAA